The bacterium genome contains a region encoding:
- a CDS encoding DNA methyltransferase, whose amino-acid sequence MSQLFKSIYFPNYSDQDSKSFTLAFSEKDLDLYDILKNISSLEIRSLLSAQTLKDLTDKADQEHLALNTYCLWKLRKNFSQSHTNEEGVNGQLPLLKIDPIHVTFEGGKKLPLQSWFPYLEGYSPDFVTHIINNYLNKNTRTIYDPFSGSGTTPLVTSTLKYTSYYSEVNPLLQFLSQTKFKARNIVNKEKTIEILNEIKSNLKKNIIKQAEDEVLRKAYQDTFGSSKFFNDEVFSYILKTKTYLNGLSKSENLISDLVCTAVLGSLIKVSLLKRQGDLRFKNQSELLKAKKSEYFETLEQCLQNIIDDLKVIKKASEPIFLTDDARKLKDLESVGIDAVITSPPYLNGTNYFRNTKVELWFLGNLKTPKDLNEFRRQAVTAGINDVSFKEEKLIENKQLNDLLEIMRKNAYDKRIPKMVHDYFADMKIIFEGLQRHLNDNAVLAIDLGDSIYSDVHVKTDEILISILTNIGYKFEKNVVLRRRISKSGAELRQVLLIFRYSKPKKDSLVPLDQAYAWQNSWNDFKKDLPHQKVPFSKRNWGDPMHSLCSYQGKLKPSIANMLVSIFVPPNGSVLDIFAGVGTIPLEAALQGKKSFGFDISNPAIAISRAKLTLPSKERTYEIISDLESHIRNESVDEMIHEKAERFGFNKKLVDYFHKDTLNEILVSREYFRKNGFDTPEKSIVLASILHILHGNRPYALSRRSHGITPFAPTGEFEYKNLITKLKEKIDRSFKHFDRTNFAKGKMYFQNSLKPWPEEVKNLDSIITSPPFFDSTRFYVSNWMRLWFAGWDEENFKTDSVDFIEELQKKDFSVYNSIFSQAKERLKKNGTLVMHLGKSKKCDMATVLSEKAKPWFDTADIFEESVRKGESHGVTDKGTVVDHQYLVLIPN is encoded by the coding sequence ATGTCACAGCTATTTAAATCAATTTACTTTCCAAATTACAGCGATCAAGATTCTAAGTCATTTACTCTAGCTTTTTCAGAGAAGGACTTAGATTTATACGATATTCTAAAAAATATCTCTAGCCTTGAGATTAGAAGTTTGCTATCCGCTCAAACACTCAAAGATCTGACTGACAAAGCAGATCAAGAGCATTTGGCACTAAACACCTACTGTCTTTGGAAACTACGTAAAAACTTTTCGCAAAGCCACACTAATGAGGAAGGGGTTAATGGCCAGTTACCATTATTGAAAATTGACCCCATTCATGTAACCTTCGAAGGTGGCAAGAAGCTTCCATTACAATCTTGGTTTCCCTACCTCGAGGGATATTCTCCAGATTTTGTTACTCACATAATTAACAACTATTTGAATAAAAATACCAGAACAATTTATGATCCGTTTTCTGGGTCAGGAACTACCCCACTAGTAACTTCTACTTTGAAGTACACATCTTATTATTCAGAGGTAAATCCGTTACTGCAATTTTTATCTCAAACAAAGTTTAAGGCTAGAAATATCGTAAATAAAGAGAAGACAATTGAAATACTAAACGAGATAAAATCTAATCTTAAAAAGAATATTATCAAACAAGCCGAAGATGAAGTATTAAGGAAAGCATATCAAGACACTTTTGGAAGCAGTAAATTCTTTAACGATGAAGTATTTTCATACATACTTAAAACAAAGACTTATTTGAATGGTTTATCTAAGTCTGAAAATTTAATATCTGACCTAGTTTGTACTGCCGTATTGGGGAGTTTGATAAAAGTTTCACTATTAAAACGACAAGGTGATCTGAGATTCAAAAATCAAAGTGAGCTCTTAAAGGCTAAAAAATCTGAATATTTTGAGACTCTAGAACAATGTCTTCAAAATATAATCGACGATCTTAAAGTGATAAAAAAAGCCTCCGAACCCATATTTCTAACTGACGACGCTCGAAAGTTAAAGGATTTGGAATCAGTTGGAATCGATGCTGTCATCACAAGCCCACCATATTTAAATGGAACAAACTATTTTAGAAACACAAAAGTTGAGCTTTGGTTTTTGGGAAATTTGAAAACTCCAAAGGATCTAAATGAATTCCGAAGACAGGCGGTGACGGCTGGTATTAACGATGTTTCTTTCAAAGAAGAAAAACTTATCGAGAACAAACAACTTAATGATTTACTAGAAATCATGAGAAAAAATGCTTATGACAAGAGAATTCCGAAGATGGTTCATGATTATTTTGCTGATATGAAGATTATCTTTGAAGGACTACAAAGACACTTAAATGATAATGCAGTGTTGGCAATTGATTTGGGTGACTCGATTTATAGTGATGTTCATGTAAAAACTGATGAAATATTAATTTCCATATTGACTAATATTGGATATAAATTCGAAAAAAATGTTGTTTTGCGCAGAAGAATATCTAAAAGTGGTGCTGAATTACGACAGGTATTGCTAATCTTTAGATACTCGAAACCAAAGAAGGACAGCCTAGTTCCATTGGACCAAGCGTATGCTTGGCAAAATTCATGGAATGATTTTAAGAAAGACCTGCCCCATCAAAAAGTTCCTTTCTCTAAGAGAAATTGGGGTGATCCTATGCACTCACTCTGTTCATATCAAGGAAAGCTAAAGCCATCCATAGCAAATATGTTGGTATCGATATTTGTCCCTCCAAATGGATCGGTATTAGATATTTTTGCAGGAGTTGGCACTATTCCATTAGAAGCTGCGCTACAAGGCAAAAAATCTTTTGGATTCGATATTAGTAACCCAGCAATTGCAATTTCTCGAGCAAAGTTGACATTGCCATCAAAAGAAAGAACTTATGAAATAATCTCAGATCTAGAAAGCCACATCCGAAATGAAAGTGTTGATGAAATGATCCATGAAAAAGCGGAAAGGTTTGGATTTAATAAAAAATTAGTAGATTATTTTCATAAAGATACTCTAAATGAGATTTTAGTATCGAGAGAGTATTTTAGAAAAAACGGGTTCGATACTCCAGAGAAATCTATTGTTCTTGCATCCATTCTTCACATATTACATGGCAACAGACCATATGCCCTCAGTAGAAGGTCTCATGGGATTACTCCATTTGCACCAACTGGAGAATTTGAGTACAAAAATTTAATTACAAAACTAAAAGAAAAAATTGATCGTTCATTTAAACACTTTGATAGGACCAATTTTGCAAAAGGTAAAATGTACTTTCAAAACTCTTTGAAGCCTTGGCCAGAAGAAGTTAAAAACTTAGATTCGATAATAACAAGCCCTCCTTTTTTTGATAGCACAAGATTTTATGTATCAAACTGGATGAGACTTTGGTTCGCAGGATGGGATGAGGAAAACTTTAAAACAGATTCTGTTGACTTTATAGAGGAATTACAGAAAAAGGATTTCTCTGTATATAACTCAATATTTAGTCAAGCAAAGGAGAGACTCAAAAAAAATGGAACGCTTGTGATGCATCTCGGAAAAAGCAAGAAGTGTGACATGGCAACCGTTTTATCTGAAAAAGCTAAACCATGGTTTGATACTGCAGATATCTTTGAGGAGAGTGTTAGAAAAGGTGAGTCACATGGTGTTACTGACAAAGGAACGGTTGTTGATCACCAATATCTTGTTCTTATTCCAAACTAA
- a CDS encoding DNA methyltransferase translates to MKDTKIQTVEVPVNELITPDYNPRKHDDLAKEQLKESIRRFGIVDPIVANSSLARKNIVIGGNFRLETIKELGYTTVPVVYVDIPDLDREKELNIRLNKNTGEFDWNLLAKFDVSLLTDIGFTSGELDTIFDIEDTPEEFNLEKELKKLDIETINTKKGDVYELDGSRLMCGDSTIVEDFTKLMNGEKADMCFTDPPYILDYLNGKKKHGSAVTGFGAKRDRRYLETDVLPPDFTEKWMGNIAKAQKEHFSIIVYENWKNIRTIWGEMEKFWKVKNMIVWHLPNRHQGFSAKHKFFSKHDIAMVGASPDVDVEFNWEEEADGLQEEYETALYAIAGKPHWEGYERGRKNQPTDFIEYVASDEKHSGQGVIFGTKPTEILIPYIKMLTKRGDLIIEPFGGSGSTLMASTKMKRRCYIMEKSPVYTEVIIKRWGKLTGLKAKKL, encoded by the coding sequence ATGAAAGACACAAAGATTCAAACGGTGGAAGTTCCCGTGAACGAACTCATCACACCAGACTATAACCCTCGCAAGCATGACGACCTTGCTAAAGAACAATTAAAAGAAAGCATCCGTCGATTTGGGATTGTCGACCCGATAGTCGCAAACTCCTCGCTTGCCCGCAAAAACATAGTTATCGGAGGCAACTTTAGGTTGGAGACAATCAAAGAGCTAGGTTACACCACCGTTCCTGTCGTATACGTCGATATACCAGATCTTGATAGGGAAAAAGAACTCAATATTCGCCTCAATAAAAATACTGGCGAGTTTGATTGGAATCTGTTGGCGAAGTTCGATGTCTCGCTACTTACTGATATTGGTTTTACCAGCGGTGAACTCGACACGATCTTTGATATCGAAGACACGCCTGAGGAATTTAATCTTGAAAAAGAGTTAAAGAAGCTAGACATAGAGACTATAAACACTAAAAAAGGTGATGTGTATGAGTTGGACGGAAGTCGGTTAATGTGTGGCGACTCAACAATAGTAGAAGACTTCACCAAGCTTATGAATGGTGAGAAAGCGGATATGTGTTTTACTGATCCGCCTTACATCCTCGATTACCTCAATGGCAAGAAAAAGCATGGCTCGGCAGTTACAGGGTTTGGTGCAAAGCGAGATAGAAGATATTTGGAAACTGATGTGCTTCCACCAGACTTTACTGAGAAATGGATGGGCAATATCGCCAAAGCCCAAAAAGAACATTTCAGTATTATTGTTTACGAGAACTGGAAGAACATTCGTACCATTTGGGGTGAGATGGAGAAATTCTGGAAGGTTAAGAACATGATCGTCTGGCACTTACCCAACAGACATCAAGGATTTTCAGCTAAACACAAGTTTTTCTCTAAACATGACATAGCCATGGTTGGTGCTTCACCAGATGTAGATGTTGAGTTCAACTGGGAAGAAGAAGCAGACGGGTTACAAGAAGAATACGAGACCGCACTATATGCCATAGCAGGCAAACCCCACTGGGAAGGCTACGAGCGAGGCAGGAAGAACCAACCAACTGATTTCATCGAGTACGTAGCCTCAGATGAGAAGCATTCTGGGCAAGGTGTAATTTTTGGTACGAAGCCCACTGAAATCCTCATTCCATATATTAAGATGCTCACTAAGCGTGGCGATCTCATTATTGAGCCATTTGGAGGCAGTGGAAGCACTCTGATGGCCTCAACCAAGATGAAGCGCCGATGCTACATCATGGAAAAATCGCCAGTCTATACCGAGGTCATTATTAAACGCTGGGGAAAGCTGACTGGACTAAAAGCAAAGAAACTATGA
- a CDS encoding helix-turn-helix domain-containing protein: MKNDDKIPELLSMREACELLKVHPNTLRLWDKKGILKAVRFGTRKDRKYRKEDIKKFIENYDQEN; the protein is encoded by the coding sequence ATGAAAAATGACGACAAAATACCAGAACTACTGAGCATGAGGGAGGCCTGTGAACTATTAAAAGTTCATCCTAATACCTTAAGATTGTGGGATAAAAAAGGCATTCTTAAGGCTGTACGATTTGGAACAAGAAAAGACAGGAAATATAGAAAAGAAGATATCAAGAAGTTTATTGAAAACTATGATCAAGAAAATTAA
- a CDS encoding recombinase family protein: MSAKYNQNTTIEPPKIEYCLYARKSSESDERQAMSIDSQIDEMLTLAKRDNLKIKAIKKESHSAKMSGSRPVFTELLQDLRQKKFNGILTWAPDRLSRNAGDLGSVVDLMDQGKLVKIQTYSQSFSNSPNEKFLLMILCSQAKLENDNKGLNVQRGLRTKCSMGWRPSVAPLGYLNQAGDGHKDELIIIDQERSSFVKQMFDRMANQGHSGRAIKNWLDRIGFKTKNDKPLALSRLYTTLSNPFYYGEFEFPVGSGTWYQGKHKPLISKELFDKVQIMLETPPKSYHNKIFPFKKIFRCGGCNGGITADDKLRKLKGGGYTKHIYYHCARSVNYECDEPYITENDLVKQLIANIDKIKFNNSGINRKIQEDIERYHRLKTQVLHQEFIDGYLPEFNRVPQTTIDKNEMTKNYLLHILQVGTAEERQEALSFIKTKFILSKRTITIEK; encoded by the coding sequence ATGAGTGCCAAATACAACCAAAATACGACGATAGAACCGCCCAAGATAGAATATTGTCTCTATGCTCGTAAGTCTTCGGAATCCGATGAAAGGCAAGCAATGTCGATTGATTCTCAGATTGATGAGATGCTGACTTTAGCTAAACGAGATAATTTAAAAATTAAAGCGATTAAAAAAGAAAGTCATTCTGCAAAAATGTCTGGATCAAGACCTGTATTTACTGAATTACTTCAAGATTTAAGACAAAAGAAATTTAACGGAATTTTAACTTGGGCTCCTGATAGGCTTTCGAGAAACGCAGGAGACTTAGGATCTGTAGTTGATTTAATGGATCAAGGAAAATTAGTAAAAATCCAGACATATTCACAAAGTTTTTCAAACAGTCCAAATGAAAAGTTTTTATTAATGATTCTCTGCTCTCAAGCAAAGCTTGAAAATGATAACAAAGGATTAAACGTTCAAAGAGGGTTGAGAACTAAGTGTAGTATGGGGTGGAGACCATCAGTTGCTCCTCTGGGTTATCTAAATCAAGCAGGAGATGGACATAAAGACGAACTCATCATTATTGACCAAGAACGATCCTCCTTTGTCAAACAGATGTTTGATCGGATGGCGAACCAAGGTCACAGTGGAAGGGCTATAAAGAACTGGTTAGATAGAATTGGGTTTAAAACTAAAAATGATAAACCACTAGCATTAAGTAGGTTATATACAACTCTTAGTAACCCTTTTTATTATGGAGAATTTGAATTTCCAGTTGGAAGTGGAACTTGGTATCAAGGAAAGCATAAACCATTAATCTCAAAGGAATTGTTTGACAAAGTTCAAATAATGCTTGAAACACCTCCAAAAAGCTATCACAATAAGATCTTTCCGTTTAAAAAGATATTTAGATGTGGTGGTTGTAACGGTGGAATAACTGCTGATGACAAACTTAGAAAATTAAAAGGTGGTGGGTATACTAAACATATTTACTATCACTGTGCTAGATCTGTAAATTACGAGTGTGACGAGCCGTATATTACCGAAAACGATTTAGTAAAACAATTAATTGCAAACATAGATAAAATTAAATTCAACAACTCTGGTATAAATAGAAAAATTCAAGAAGATATTGAAAGATATCATAGACTAAAAACACAAGTGCTACACCAAGAATTTATAGACGGGTATCTACCAGAATTTAATAGAGTTCCACAAACCACAATTGATAAAAACGAAATGACTAAAAACTATCTTTTGCACATATTACAAGTTGGAACTGCTGAAGAAAGACAAGAAGCATTGAGTTTTATCAAAACTAAATTTATTCTATCTAAAAGAACTATAACAATAGAAAAATAA
- the lon gene encoding endopeptidase La, which yields MRSVPIVPIRGSVVFPHTDTLLSFVRSGSVLAADEAFQKDRLIAIFTQKDSRINNPEKEDLYEVGTLATITQLMTVEDGTHALVKGQARVKLSEIVAKDPFVIGNVEELPDIFDNSPEFVALSNSLSDLFKKALSLGKTVEVMSVVKLISNSSSPSEMVDQIASVLDIKFTEKQLLLATFPLIERMRKVQELLNREISVLEIEKTISTNTQAQFDEIMKKNILREKKRAIDKELGVIGGKGGEEGEIDSEEIKEYKKKIADAKMPKDVETKALKELTKLSKMSSFNPESGFLRNYLDWLCEVPWSVVSPNNVSITKAGKTMEKRHYGLKKTKERILEYLSVMKLLEEKKKKGKEGNYQPTILCFIGPPGVGKTSIGRAIAEAMGRKFARISLGGIRDEAEIRGHRRTYVGALPGRIIQGIKQAGTKNPVFMLDEIDKVGSDFRGDPSSALLEALDPEQNREFSDHYLEVPFDLSGVFFIATGNILDTIPSALKDRMEIIQFAGYTEEEKFEIANRFILPKQLKNHGLEDISIKITDKALKEMVSKYTRESGVRNLERNIATVMRKLARLKAEKKKFPRSINSSHLLKFLGPHKYSSLIAEKKNEVGMSTGLAVTSVGGEILFIEVSLMPGRGRLTLTGQLGDVMKESAQAAFTWARSNYKLLGLKPDFSSKLDIHIHVPEGAVPKDGPSAGTSITTALVSALTKIPTRRDTGMTGEISLRGHVMEIGGVKEKTIAGHRAGLKTIILPKENKKDMEDVPEKVKKDINFVFAEKLEDVLKVSLTKWPIVVK from the coding sequence ATGAGAAGTGTACCAATTGTACCAATACGAGGCTCTGTTGTTTTTCCCCATACTGATACTTTGTTATCATTTGTAAGGTCTGGATCTGTTTTGGCAGCTGATGAAGCATTCCAAAAAGACAGACTTATTGCTATTTTCACTCAAAAAGATTCAAGAATAAATAACCCTGAAAAAGAAGATTTATATGAAGTTGGAACTTTGGCAACTATTACTCAACTGATGACTGTTGAAGATGGAACCCACGCATTAGTTAAGGGGCAGGCAAGAGTAAAACTATCAGAAATAGTTGCAAAAGACCCATTTGTTATAGGAAATGTGGAAGAATTACCTGATATTTTTGATAACTCTCCAGAATTTGTTGCCCTATCAAATTCACTTTCTGATTTGTTTAAAAAAGCACTTTCACTTGGTAAAACAGTTGAGGTTATGTCTGTTGTAAAATTAATTTCCAACTCATCAAGTCCAAGTGAGATGGTTGACCAAATTGCATCAGTATTAGACATTAAATTCACTGAAAAACAACTACTCCTAGCTACATTCCCATTAATTGAAAGAATGAGAAAAGTTCAAGAACTTTTAAATAGAGAAATTAGTGTTTTGGAAATTGAAAAGACTATTTCAACTAACACGCAAGCTCAGTTTGACGAAATAATGAAGAAAAACATTTTAAGAGAAAAGAAGAGGGCAATTGACAAAGAACTTGGAGTAATTGGGGGTAAAGGTGGAGAAGAGGGAGAAATAGACTCTGAAGAAATTAAGGAATACAAGAAAAAAATTGCTGATGCCAAAATGCCCAAAGATGTTGAGACTAAGGCCTTAAAGGAGTTAACCAAGCTTTCAAAAATGAGTTCTTTTAATCCTGAGTCTGGATTTTTAAGAAATTATCTAGATTGGTTGTGTGAGGTACCTTGGAGTGTGGTATCCCCAAACAATGTATCAATTACCAAAGCTGGTAAAACAATGGAAAAAAGGCACTATGGTTTAAAAAAGACAAAGGAAAGAATTTTGGAATATTTATCAGTTATGAAGCTTTTGGAGGAAAAAAAGAAAAAGGGTAAAGAAGGAAACTATCAACCCACAATTCTTTGTTTTATTGGTCCCCCAGGAGTTGGTAAAACATCAATTGGTCGTGCAATTGCAGAAGCAATGGGTAGAAAATTTGCAAGAATTTCACTCGGAGGAATTAGAGATGAGGCAGAAATCAGGGGTCATAGGAGAACATATGTTGGTGCACTTCCAGGAAGAATTATTCAAGGTATAAAACAAGCGGGGACTAAAAACCCTGTTTTTATGCTTGATGAAATAGATAAGGTTGGCTCAGACTTTAGGGGTGACCCAAGTTCTGCATTATTGGAAGCTTTAGACCCTGAACAAAACAGGGAATTCTCAGATCACTATTTGGAAGTTCCATTTGACTTATCAGGTGTTTTTTTCATAGCCACAGGAAATATATTAGATACTATTCCATCAGCTCTAAAAGACAGAATGGAAATAATTCAGTTTGCAGGTTATACAGAAGAAGAAAAGTTTGAGATTGCAAACAGATTTATATTACCAAAACAACTCAAAAATCATGGACTAGAAGATATAAGTATAAAAATTACAGATAAGGCATTAAAAGAAATGGTATCAAAGTATACAAGAGAGTCGGGTGTTAGAAACTTGGAAAGAAACATAGCAACTGTTATGAGAAAATTAGCAAGGTTAAAAGCAGAAAAGAAAAAATTCCCTAGATCTATTAATTCAAGTCATTTACTAAAGTTTTTAGGTCCTCACAAATATTCATCTTTAATTGCAGAAAAGAAAAATGAAGTGGGGATGTCAACAGGTCTTGCAGTAACTTCAGTAGGTGGAGAAATACTCTTCATTGAAGTTTCTTTAATGCCTGGACGTGGGAGACTTACTTTAACAGGTCAGTTGGGAGATGTTATGAAAGAATCAGCCCAAGCTGCATTTACCTGGGCAAGATCTAATTATAAGTTGTTAGGATTAAAGCCAGATTTTTCTTCAAAACTTGATATTCATATCCACGTTCCAGAAGGTGCAGTACCAAAAGATGGACCATCTGCAGGAACATCAATTACAACTGCTTTAGTTTCAGCTCTAACTAAGATTCCAACAAGAAGAGATACGGGTATGACAGGTGAAATATCTCTAAGAGGTCATGTAATGGAAATAGGGGGAGTAAAAGAAAAAACAATTGCAGGTCATAGGGCAGGACTTAAAACAATAATTTTACCTAAAGAAAATAAAAAAGATATGGAAGATGTACCAGAAAAAGTAAAGAAAGATATTAATTTTGTCTTTGCAGAAAAATTAGAAGATGTTTTAAAAGTTTCCCTCACAAAGTGGCCAATTGTGGTAAAATAA
- a CDS encoding helix-turn-helix transcriptional regulator, whose protein sequence is MRKNAKLPKVLGKRVQKRRKELGLTQEDVGYKVGISRAYMGYIEQGRNAPSLEILEKIAKALKSPISDFF, encoded by the coding sequence ATGAGAAAAAATGCAAAGTTACCAAAAGTCCTAGGCAAGAGAGTCCAGAAGCGCAGGAAGGAACTTGGACTCACTCAGGAAGATGTGGGTTATAAAGTCGGCATTAGTCGGGCTTATATGGGTTATATTGAGCAAGGTAGAAATGCACCCTCTCTCGAGATACTTGAGAAAATCGCCAAAGCACTCAAGTCTCCAATTAGTGATTTTTTCTAA
- a CDS encoding PQQ-dependent sugar dehydrogenase, whose protein sequence is MKSFLVWTILILGVIGGSYFVVSKYFPQVLPQFIPVSKEVKQHFPLSNETFSPFKIPSGYSMDIFADLKNDLPRVLEFDSNGNLIVSITSKGKILALTDDSVTELLTGLNKPHGIAFNENYIYIAETDGVSRYLYNSQNLEIGKKEFLFSLPSGGRHFTRTIKINNGKLYTSVGSSCDTCLETNPHSATILVSSLDGSDLKVFARGLRNTVFFDFDSQGNMWGADMGRDNLGDNLPPEEVNLIKEGLDYGWPYCYGNRVKDTKFNSDKTITCEQTEPPVFEMPAHTAPLGFIFDSSGNILVALHGSWNSTQPVGYKVVKLTTFANSITGMEDFVTGFIQDNGQILGRPAGLAYDRNGNLYIGDDKTGLIYILKK, encoded by the coding sequence ATGAAAAGTTTTTTAGTTTGGACGATTTTAATCTTAGGTGTTATTGGTGGTTCTTATTTTGTAGTGAGTAAGTATTTTCCACAGGTTTTACCTCAATTTATACCTGTTTCAAAAGAAGTAAAACAACATTTTCCTTTAAGTAATGAAACATTTTCTCCATTTAAAATTCCAAGTGGTTATAGTATGGATATTTTTGCAGATTTAAAAAATGATTTGCCAAGAGTTTTGGAATTTGATTCAAATGGAAACTTGATTGTTAGTATTACTTCAAAAGGTAAGATACTTGCTTTAACTGACGACTCTGTTACAGAATTATTAACAGGTTTAAATAAACCACATGGCATAGCTTTCAATGAAAATTATATCTACATTGCAGAGACTGATGGAGTAAGTAGATATTTATATAACTCCCAAAATTTAGAAATTGGTAAAAAAGAATTTTTATTTTCACTCCCTAGTGGTGGAAGACATTTTACTAGGACTATAAAGATAAATAACGGCAAGCTCTATACATCAGTTGGTTCCTCTTGTGATACCTGTCTTGAAACAAACCCACATAGTGCAACTATTTTAGTCTCTAGCCTTGATGGTTCTGATTTAAAAGTTTTTGCAAGAGGACTTAGGAATACTGTTTTTTTTGATTTTGATAGTCAAGGAAATATGTGGGGGGCAGATATGGGTAGGGACAATCTAGGAGATAACCTCCCACCTGAAGAAGTAAACTTGATAAAAGAAGGATTAGACTATGGTTGGCCATATTGCTATGGCAACAGGGTTAAGGATACTAAGTTTAATTCAGATAAAACCATAACTTGTGAACAGACAGAACCTCCTGTTTTTGAAATGCCTGCCCATACTGCACCTTTAGGGTTTATTTTTGATAGTAGTGGCAATATTTTAGTTGCATTGCATGGTTCATGGAACTCAACTCAGCCAGTTGGCTATAAAGTTGTAAAACTAACTACTTTTGCAAATAGTATTACTGGAATGGAAGATTTTGTAACAGGCTTCATACAAGACAATGGTCAAATCTTGGGACGCCCTGCTGGATTGGCATATGATAGAAATGGCAACCTATATATAGGAGACGATAAAACAGGTTTGATTTATATACTAAAAAAGTGA
- a CDS encoding SHOCT domain-containing protein produces the protein MKVLLKARTTKGFLMVYDDRVAIELKFLGSYKANTIMKEQLTGVEIKVVMAAVFMSPGAATVKVFGTGDQKLEAPFVKVAEAKKAEELILNLMKKKSGGASDADELEKLSQLKDKGILTQEEFDQKKKQILGL, from the coding sequence ATGAAAGTACTACTTAAAGCCAGAACCACCAAAGGATTCTTAATGGTCTATGACGACAGAGTCGCTATAGAGCTTAAATTCCTCGGATCATATAAGGCTAACACCATCATGAAAGAACAACTCACAGGAGTTGAAATTAAAGTAGTGATGGCGGCTGTATTCATGTCTCCAGGAGCAGCTACCGTCAAAGTGTTTGGTACAGGTGATCAAAAGCTCGAAGCTCCTTTTGTGAAAGTTGCCGAAGCCAAGAAGGCTGAAGAACTCATCCTTAATCTGATGAAGAAAAAATCAGGTGGAGCAAGTGACGCAGATGAACTCGAGAAGCTTAGTCAACTTAAAGACAAAGGAATCTTAACCCAAGAAGAGTTTGACCAGAAGAAAAAACAGATCCTTGGACTTTAA
- a CDS encoding superoxide dismutase — MLQLIMYKLPELNFSFDQFEPFIDTKTMEIHYTKHHQGYVDKLNETLKDYPQFSSLTIEDLLSKVGELPSEIKQKVTNFGGGHYNHTFFWQILTKKLPSNFSSFEEEFKQKGVSLFGSGWVWLVENGDSFEVMTTANQDSPLLQNKKPVLGLDLWEHAYYLKYQNRRAEYIDSFLKIFESR; from the coding sequence ATGTTACAATTAATTATGTACAAACTCCCTGAACTTAATTTTTCATTTGATCAGTTTGAACCTTTTATTGATACTAAAACAATGGAAATTCACTACACTAAACATCATCAGGGCTATGTTGATAAGTTAAATGAAACATTAAAAGATTACCCTCAATTCTCAAGTCTTACAATAGAAGACTTATTATCAAAAGTTGGTGAATTACCTAGTGAAATAAAACAAAAAGTAACTAATTTTGGAGGAGGTCACTATAACCACACATTTTTTTGGCAGATTTTAACTAAAAAATTACCCTCAAATTTTTCTTCCTTTGAAGAAGAATTCAAACAAAAGGGAGTAAGTCTATTTGGTAGTGGTTGGGTTTGGCTAGTTGAAAATGGAGATTCGTTTGAAGTTATGACAACAGCTAATCAAGACTCACCCTTATTGCAAAACAAAAAACCTGTTTTGGGCTTAGACTTATGGGAACATGCTTACTACCTAAAATACCAAAATAGACGAGCAGAATATATTGATTCATTTTTAAAAATTTTTGAAAGTAGATGA